GAATTGGTCGAAGCGACGGCACCAGCGAAGGAGCCGGGTTCCGTTGGCGGCTTCGAGGGTGAGGTGGGGACGGAGGTCGCCGTGCGCGGTGAAGGTGACGGTGCCTTCGATGCGGCCGAGGCTCGGTTCGTCGGGCTGGATGAACTCCTCGAACCGGAAACCGCCAGTGAGGGTGGCGCGGTCGCCGTCCAGGGTGAGCCGGGTTTCGAGGCGGGAGATGGTGTTGGTCGAGCGCGTGCCCAGGTCGATGGCGTCTTCGCACGGGAGTTCGGCGAGTTGGACCACGACGCAGGCGAGTCCGGTGGCCTGGTACTGGACGTGTCCGGCCAGGAGCGTGGGGACCATGGGGAAGACGATCACACTGTTGGTCCAGGGTTCGAAGGGGGTGGCGACGGACGCGCCGGCGTGGCGGATGACCAGGTTTTCGACCTGGGCACCGATTCTGCCGCCGAAGCCGAAGTCGAGGGTGACCTGATGGCGGGCGGTGGCGGCGAAGCGGACATCCCGGAGGCCGGCGCGGGAGTCGGCGTCGTCGCACGGCAGCGTCAGCACCAGGTGTCCATCGAGGGGATGGGTATCCGAGGAGCACTGGTCCTGGATGCAGAGGGTGGTGGTGAGCGACGAGGCGGCGGGGTCGAGGACGAGGGGGAGGAGCGTGTCGGCGGCCCGGGCACCGGGCGGCATCAGCACGGCGCAGGCGAGGGCGCAGGCAAGGGCGGGGGCAAGGGCGGGGGCATGAACGAGGCGGGGCCGGGGTTTCATGGGAGATGGGGATCGGGTCGGACGGCTTCGACGAGCTGGCGGACGAAGGCGGCCACCTCGGGGACGAGCTGGGGGGAGTCGCCGAGCTGGGCGACGCGATGGACGATGGCGCTGCCGACGACGACGGCGTCGCCATGGGCGGCGACGGCGCGGGCCTGATCGGGATTGGAGACGCCGAAGCCGATGGCGACGGGGAGGCTGGTGTGCCGGCGGATGGCGGCGACGCGGGCGGGGATGGAATCGGCGATGCGCTCCTGCATGCCGGTGACGCCTTCGCGGGAGACGTAGTAGAGGAATCCGGACCCGCGGGCGACGATACGGCGGATGCGTTCCTCGGGGGTGGTCGGGGCGAGGAGCCAGATGGCGCAGAGGCCGGCATCACGCATGCGTTCCTCGTAGGTGTCGGCCTCCTCCGGAGGAAGGTCGAGGACGAGGAGGCCGTCCACGCCGGCCCGGGCGCAATCGGCGATGAAGCGGTCGAGGCCGACGCGGTGGAGGAGGTTGTAATAGACGTAGAGGACGATGGGGATTTGGGATTCGCGGCGGATGTCGGCGACGGTGGCGAGGAGGCGCGGGGGGGTGGTGCCACTGGCGAGGCCGCGCTGGGCGGCGAGCTGGTTGACGAGGCCGTCGGCGAGGGGATCGCTGAAGGGGACGCCGAGTTCGAGGACATCGACGCCGGCCTGATCGAAGGCGAGCGCGAGCTGGCGGGTGGCTTCGAGGTGGGGATCCCCGGCGCCGAGATAGGCGATGAAACCCTTCTGGCGGGCGTCGCGGAGCTGGTGGAAGCGGGAGACGATGCGGTTCACGGGTTGGGAGTGCGAAGGCGGAGCGAAGAGGAATGGCGGGCACGAAGCCGGGCGGTCTCGCGGCGGCTCGCGCTCCGGGAGGAGTGGAGGCGGTTCATGGGGGGAGGGGTCCGGTTCAGGCGAGTTCGGCGAGGAGCTGTTCCATTTCCGCGCGGGGTCCCTGGTGATCCTGATCGATGGCGAGCTGGCGGGCGCGTTCGAAGGCGGCACGGGCCTCGGCGGGCTGGTCGAGGGCGAGGTGACAACGGCCGACGAGGATCTGGACGACCATCCAGTCGGGTTTGTGTTCGAGGGCGGTGTTGAGGTGGCGGAGGGCCTCCGCGTGGCGTCCGGCATCGAAGAGGGCCTTGGCCAGGCTGAAGCGGGCGAGGTCGTTGGCGGGTTGGGCGGCGAGGAGGCCTTCCCAGCGGGCGATGGGATCGTTCATGAGGGGGGACCGGCGGGGCGCACGAGGATTTCCTCGACGACGGCGCGGGGAGGGAGATGGATGGCGAGGAGGGCGCAATCGGCGACGTCCTCGGGTTGGAGCATGAACTGGCGTGCCTCGGCGGAGGGCGGGTTGGGGCGATGGTCGAGGAGGGGGGTATCGATGTCGCCGGGGAGGAGGGCACAGGCACGGATGCCGCGGTGACGTTCCTCGGCATTGATGGCCTGGGTCAGGCCGAGGAGACCGGCCTTGGAGGCCGAGTAGGCGGGGCCGGCCTTGGGGCTGGCCTGGCGGGCGGCGTCGGAGACGACATTGACGATGGTGCCGGACCGGCGGGCGCGCATCGAGGGGAGGAACGCCCGGGTACACCAGTAGGCGCCGTGGAGGTTGGTGGCCAGGAGGCGGAGGTACTCCTCGGGGGAGAGGACTTCGAGGCTGCGCCGGGGGGTGTTGGTGCCGGCGGCATTGACCAGCACCTCGACGGATTCGAAGGCGGCGAGGACTTCCCCGGCCATGGCATTGACGGCGGTGGCCTCGGCGATGTCGCAGGGGAGAACCAGGAACGGAGGGTCCTCGGCCAGTCCGAGGGCAGCCGTCTCGTCCAGGGCGGACTGGCGGCGCCCGACGAGGGCAACGCGCCAGCCATCGCGGGCGAGGGCGAGGGCCACGGCACGGCCGACGCCGGAACCGGCGCCGGTGACGACGGCGGTGCGGGGGGGCGCCGGGGGGGATGAAGGAGGGGCGGGGGTATCGCTGGGCATCGTCACGGGGCCGGAGCGGGTTCGGGTTCGGGTGTGGATTCGGGAGCGGGTGCCGGCGGGTCGGCCGGGGCCTCGGCGGATTCGACGGGGGCGTTGGTTTCGGGGGCGGTGACGCTGGTGATCGCCTCCTCGAGCTTGTCGAGGATGGAAGGCGGGGGCGGGTTCAGGTCGCGATCGATGCCGAACCGGCCCTCGCTCCACTTATGGATGAGGCCGTAATGGTTGAAGAGGCTGTAGAAGAAGCCGAGGGCAACGCCGAAGGCGACGAGTTTGGGCCAGAAGACGGGGGGTTCGGCGAATTTCTCGCTGACGGCGGGGACGGAACCCGGGGGGAGCTTGGCGATGGTGGTGAGGGAGCGGCCGAGCGAGACGGGGACTTTGACGCGTCCGTTCACGGCCCAACCGCTGGCGTCGAGGATGGGGCCGAGGTTGCGTTGCCGGAGCTTGAGCCAGGCGATCAGCATCGACGGGCCGGACACGATGAAAAGGATGGCGATGAAGGCGAGGACGATCTGCCAGAACGGGAGGAGGACCAGTCCGAAGAGATGCCCGGCGATGGTGGCAAGGAGGGTGCCGATGGCGCCGAAGGCAACGCCGAGGGCGGCGACGGTGCCGACATCGATCTTCCTGCCCGGGGCGGGTTTGGTCTTGTCGATATTGGCCGCGGTATCGGCGGCGGAGGCGAGGTGTTTTTCCGATGCGGATTCGGCTTCGGCGGCGCGTTTGGCGACCTGTTCCTCGACCATCCGGACCAGCTTCTTGTAAGGGGCCCAGAACGCCTGGCGGATGCTGATGGGATTCTCGACGACCTTGGTGATGGTGGCGTCCCAGTCGCGGCCCTTGCGGTCGTAGAAGAGGCCGTTGCGACCGACCATGAGGTTGTCGCTGTCGCCGTTGGTGAAGGCGGCGGCGATGGTCATTTTTTCGCCCGAGGCGCGGGTGCAATCGCAGTAGGCCAGGTAGGTCTTGGCCATGCCGGCGAGGGCGGCGTGTTTGCCGGGGTCATCGACACGGACGCAGAGGTCGCAGGCGCGGGCGTCGAGGAGGAGGGTGCCCGCCTGGAAGGTGGCGAGTTGGTCGCGATCGTAGAAATCGGTGAAGCTGACGAAATTGTTGAGGAGCCGGTGGAGGTCGCGGAAGTAGCGGATGAGCTTCTCGACGTCGGCGATGGCGTTGTAGTCGGCTTCGAGGGACCGGTCCTCGGCGATGAGCTGGGCGATGTCGGCCCTGGCGTTGGAGGCGAGGAGTTCGCGGATGCGGGCGAGGTCGAGGGCGGCCACGGGGCTGGCGGGCTTTCCGTTCATCCAGGCCTGATGGGGGGCGAGCTTCGCCTTGAGGGCGGCCCAGTCCGACTCGGTGAGGGACGTGGTGGAGGAACCGAGGATCGGATGGACGACTGCGGTGACGAAGGTGGCGATGGGGCCGGACCAGGCGGGATTGAGGCCCTCCTGGAGGGGCAGGGCGCGCCCGGCCTCGATGCGGGCGAGCGGGAAGCCGGCGACCTCGTCGGCAGTGATGCAGAGATCCCGGGCGGCAATGGCGAGGTAGTCCTCCTCCTTGCGATTGAGGGCGGCGAGGGCGCGGGGGTCGAAGGCGGCAAGGCGGCAGCGGGCGAAGTAGTCGTCGAGCTTGGTGCGGACGGCTTCGAGGGCGGCGGCGGCGGCCGGGGTGGCGTCGCGGAGGGGCAGGAGGGTGGCGGCTTCGGATTCGGCGCGGGCGGCCCAGGCGTTGCAGTCGGCGAGTTGCTCGAAGAAGGTGTCGAGACGGGCCTGGGTGATGCCGGGGTGACCGCTGCGGTCGGTCTCGGTGCCCTGGGTGGCGGCGATCTCCTGGATGACCTTCTGGAGGAAGGGATCGTCGGTGGATTCGGCGGGGAGGATGCCGTCGCCGTTGAAGCGGGTCTGGGTGAGCTGGGAGGCGATGGCCTCGACATCGGCGAGGGCGATTTCGGTGGCGTCGGGTTTTTCGAGGACCTCGAGGATGCGCCGGGCGGAGGCGAGGAGGACCTGGCCTTCGGGGGTCTGGTCGTGGATGAGGTCGAGGGGGAGGGAGGCCCGGCCATCCTTGAGGGCGCCGAGATCCTTCAGGCGCAGATCGGTCCAGCGGATGGCGGTGATGATTTCGGGGGCCCGGACACGGGCATCGCCGTCGGTGTCGATAAGGGCGAGGGTTTTCTCATCGAACTCGAGGCCGCGGACGGGGCAGGTGAGGGCGACCCAGAGTTTCTGGTCGAGGCTGGCGAGGTCGCGGTAGTCCTCGGCGGACTCGAAGCGGACCTGGTTGAGTCCGCCGGCGCGACCGAAGCGCCAGCGATGGATGGCAGGTTTGGAGGCCATGGTGAGGGAGTGGCAATGGGTTGATCCGCGGGATGCCTGGCGGTTCGTACCGTGCGGGACGGGGGCGGGCCGGGCGGGCGCGGGGCCGAGATTAAGGGAGCGGGCGGGCGAATCAACGGCTTCCTTTTCCCGGGCCGGTCGGCGTGTCAGAGTCGCGTCATGGAAGGGATGGCATTGCATGCGTTTCACGAGGCGCTTGGGGCGCGATTCGGGGCGGTCGGAGGCGGTGAAGGGGTGCTGAGTTACGGCGACTGGCGGCGGGAACACCGGGCGCTGCGTTCGGCGGCGGCGGCGATCGATCTGTCGGCGCGGGGGCGGCTGGTGCTGTTGGGGGCGGACCGGCAGAAGTTTCTGAACGGGCAGGTCACCAACAACGTGAAGGAACTGGCGACGTGGTCGGGGTGCCACGCCCTGCTGGTGAATCCGAAGGCGCGGGTGTTGGCGGACATGCAGGTGTATGCCCTGCCGAACGAGCTGCTGCTGGATGTCGAGCCCGGGTTGGGACCGGTGGTGGCTGCGCGGTTGGAGCAGTTCGTCGTGGGGGAGGATGTGCAGGTGGTGGATGCGGCGCCGCATTACGGGTTGCTGGGTGTGCAGGGATTGAGGGCTGACCGCGTGGTGGAGGCGCTGGGTCTGGTCTCCGCGTTGCCGTCGGGGGCGCTCGAGGTGCGGACGCAGGAGGTGGCCGGGGTTGGGGAGGTGTATGTGGCGCGGCACGAGCGGGTGGGATTGCGCGGGTACGATCTCTATGTGCCGACGGGTTCGATGGTCGAGGTGGCGGAGCGGCTGAGCGGGGCGCTGGCGGAGATCGGAGGGGGTTGGTGCGGTTGGGAGGCCTTCGAGGTGGCGCGGGTGGAGGCGGGGATTCCGCGGTACGGGGCGGACATCGACGAGACGAACCTGGCGCCGGAGGCGGGGGTGACCGAGCGGGCGATCAGCTATACGAAGGGGTGTTATATCGGGCAGGAGGTGATTGCGCGCATCCGGACCTACGGGCAGGTGACCAAGGCGTTGCGGGGTCTGAGGCTGACCGGAGCGGGGGAGGAGAGGCCGGGGCGGGGGACGCGGTTGTTCCATGGGGGGAAGGATGTGGGATATCTGACCAGCGTGGTGGAATCACCGGAACGGGGCGAGGTGGTGGGATTGGGGTACGTGCGGAAGGAGTGCAACGGACCGGGGACGCGGTTGCGGGTGGGGGTGCCGGACGGGGCGGTGGAGGCGGAGATTGTGCCGCTGCCGCTGGTGGGGGTGCAGTGGGCGTAGGGCGTGTAGTACCGAGAGCGGTGGGACGGGGGGAGTTCGGGAGCGGCGGGACGGCTGGGAGGACTCAACGCGGGGGCGGGACGCCCGGGCGGACGCAGGCGCCGGTATCGGGTCGGGTCTGGGGCGGGGGATAGTCGGCGCAGTGGAGGGGGTCATTGTCGAAGTCGATCGGGGAGTAGACTTCCTCGGGGTTGGCACCGAGGGAGACCGGGTCATGGAGAAGTCCGCCGGACTCGGTGAAGTCGAGGATCATGACGCCGCCGAGGGCGCCTCCATCGAAGCCGAGGACGGCTTGGCCGAGGAGGGAGATGACACTGCCCAGTTGGGAGTTGCGGGCCATGATACGACCGCCGGTGAGGGTGGCGAAGCCCTCGGCGTGGACGTCTTCGAAATCGATGGTGCCGCTGCCGACGGTGATTCCGCCCGGACCAAGTTGGGACTGATGGATTCGGGCGGAACCGGAGAGGTTGAGGGCGAGGCTGGTGAGGGGAGTGCCGAGGATGGCGAGGCGATCGACGAGCGCCGATGAGCCGCTGATGCCCACGGCTGGGGCGACGCCACCGGCGTGCTGGATCTGAACCCGTTCGAGGGTCACCTCGGCGCCGGCATCGGAGATGGCCAGTCCCTGGCCTGTGAACGTGCAGTCGGCGACCCGGATCGGTCCCTGGACCTCCTCGAGGATGACGACCGGGAGCTGGGTGGCACCCTGGAACTGGCAGTTCTCGAGGGTCACGGCGGAGTGCGTTTCGGCGACGAGGACCGATCCGGGAGCAGACGTGAGATTGCGGAGCAGGATGGCGCCGGCTCCGGGGGAGGCGGTGGGTGCGGGCATGATCGAAGCGCGGGACGGCAGGAGGAAGGCGTCTTGGAGAGTGGGGCCACCGTCCCCGCGGACGATGGCCAGGGCACCGCCGGGATCGAAGACGGTGCCGTCGATGGTGACGCCGACGGTGGCGCCGATGGCCGATTCGATGTCGGCGCGACCGCGGACGGCGCCGCCCTGCCAGAAGACCTGGAGTCCGGCGCCGATTCCGCCGGCCTGAATGGAGAGGCCGCCTTCGACGCGGGCATCCAGGGCTTCAAGGTCGAGGGTCTGACTGGTCACCGAGGCGCGGAGTTGTCCGGAGAGGGTGACGCCTTCGTCGAGTTGGAGGCGGGTGGCGGCGCGGGAGGCGAGTTCAAGTTGGGAGGCATTGACCAGGGCGAGACTGAGATCGAGGGAGCCGTCGCGGGCCTCGATGGCATTCACCTGGATTCCTCCGCGGGCGGTGACGTTGCGCAGGGAATGGCGCAGGCGGGGGGTGACGCCGGCTGGCGAGGCGAGGTTGAGCACGATCCGGTCGGCGGTGAGGTCGCGGGCATCGATCTCGGCATGGGAGGCCCCGACATCAAGGGTGACCGTCTGGGAGGTGACGGTTTCGAGGCTGGCGAAGACGGAGCCGATTCCGGCCAGTTCGAGGCCGAGGTTGGCGGCGAAGATGCCGGAGAAGGACAGGGTGGGATTGGCCTGGGCGGTGCCGGAGAAGGCGAGACGATCGAGGTTGGCCTGGTTGGCCACGACGATGCGGGCGGCGGCGAGGGCATCGAAGGAGAGGGCGAGGTCGGTGGTCAGGTTGCCCCGGAACTCGGCCACGCCGCCGAACAATCCATGGACGGAGGCCTCGATGGCCGGCGCGGTGTTCTCGGTGAGACCTAACGAGGCTGCGGCGCCACCGCCGCCGAACCAGGTGAGGCGGAGGGGGCCGGTGAAGACGGACTTGCCGACAAGAAGTGAGGAGGCGCCGCCGCCGTGGGGTCCGGCGAGCCGGGTGGCATGGGCGGTGCCCGGACCCAGGACGAAGGTGGCAGCCGGGCTGCGGTTGGAGGTCCAGGTCAGGCGCCGGGCCGATTCCACGCGGAGGCCCGCGGGACTTTCGATCGACCACCCGGCGAGGTTCAGCGCGGCACCCGACCGCAACACCATGGGGGCCGACGCCGGGCCTTGGAGGACGATGCGACCTTCGTAGCCCGGGGCGGCTGCCAGTTCGACGTCGCCGTTCAGTTCGAGCACCTCGACTTCCTGGGGACGGGTGGTTTCGATCAAAACCCGGCCGGCGCGATCTGCGGGCAGGTGCGCGTTCAAGTGGGCCACCGCCTCCGTGAGGGTGCGAAAGCGGGTCGTGCTGCCGGGCAGGGGGTCGTCCACGACGTGGAACGTCCATCCTCCGGTACCTGTCAGTGGGTCGGTGCCGGCGCGGTACTCGGCCAGGTTCGATGCGCCGTCACCGTCGAAATCCTCAAGGGCATCCGACGGATCGAGTGGGTTCAAGGCGGCGGGATGCCGGAGTTCGAAGACATCGTCGATGCCGTCGTCGTCGAGGTCGAGGGGTGTGGAGAGGGGCACCCGACGAACGCGAAAGAACCGGGTGACGTGCCCCTCGGCCGCGGGCAGCGACCCCAGGCCGGGAACGCCGAGGGCCATGGACTGTGGCTGGGAGATCGCGTCGATGGACGAACCGGCGTAGAGGATGAAATAGCCGTCGGGATCGGCGTCGTGGAGCACCCGCCAGGGGCCGGCGGCGGTGGGTTCGATGCGATGGATGGCGAACGCCGCCGCATCGGGTGCCGGGCCGGTGCATGCCAGCCATGCCAGGGCGAGGCCGGCGGGTCCGAGGACGGAGGACGGAAGGCGGAGGACAGAAGGCAGAGGACGGAGGACGGATGTGCAGAGAGGCAGGGGAAACGCCTCGCGGGACCGCGGGAAGCGTGGTTGGGCATTCATGGGACCCTCCTGAAGCCGGAGTCCGGAGTGGCATGCCCGACGATCTCCGCACGGGGGGCCGGATCGTTGGCCGATCGGGGAGGCAGGTCACAGCGAGAGCGTGCCGGCCGTGGTGTCAAACCTCCCGAGGGGGCCGTGGACTGTCAATGGATATGCGGCCAGCCGCAGACTTGCGGCGGGTCAGGACGGGCGGGTATAGAGAACCGTCCTTCGCGGCGCGGCGGTCCGACCTGGGCAGGGTGAGCCGTTGCGGAGGGAAAACGCCATGTTGCCACGACACGTTCGAATCGCCCTGCTCGGCGCCTTTGCCGCCTGTTTCTTCGGCCCCGCACGCGGGGATGTCCTGCTGGATTGGAATGCGCTGATGATCGACGGGATCCGCACGGACAACAGCGGACCGACGTTGAGCACGCGGAATCTCACGATGCTGCACGTGGCGATCCATGACGCGGTGCAGTCGATTGTCCGGACGCATCAGCCGTACGGGATCCGGGTGCCGGTGACGGAGGAAGCCTCGGTGGAAGCGGCCGCGGCGTCGGCGGCGTACGAGGTCACCTCGGTGCTGTATCCGTCGATGAGGGCGCGGACGGAGGACTTGTGGTTGCTGCACCGGACGATGGCGGGGGAGACCGCTGCGGTGACCCACGGGATTGCCGTGGGCCGGGAGGCGGCTCGGTGGTTGCTGACGTCGCGGGCGGCGGACGGGTCGCAGACCGAGGTGCCCTACATTCCGAGCGACCTGCCCGGGCAATGGCGACGGACGCCGCCGTTTTTTCGTCCGCCGCTCACGCCGCACTGGCGCCATGTCATTCCGTTCTGCCTGCCGGGGCTGGAGTCCTTCATGCCGCCGCCGCCGCCGGCGCTGGACAGTGTGGAGTACGCCGAGGCATTGAATGAAGTGAAGGCGATCGGTGCGAGGAACAGCACGGTGCGGACGGCGGAGCAGGGGTTGGTCGCCCAGTTCTGGTCGGATTTCAGTTACACCTCGATGCCGCCGGGGCACTGGCACCTGATTGCCGCGACGATTGCGCGGGACCAGGGGAACACGCTGGTGGAGAACGCGCGGTTGTTCGCCCTGCTCAGCCTGGCGCAGGCGGATGCGGCGATCCTCTGCTGGGAGGTGAAGTTCCGCCATAATCTGTGGCGGCCGGTGACGGCGATTCACCGGGCGGACGAGGATGGAAACCCGCTCACCGAGGCGGACCCGACGTGGGAACAGTACCTGCCGTCACCGCCGTTTCCGGCGTACACCAGCGGACACAGCACCTTCAGCGGGGCGAGCGCACGGGTGCTGACCCATTTCTACGGGACGGATGCGCTGACCTTCGTGGCAACCTCGGACACGTTGCCGGGGGTATTCCGGACCTTTCACAGTCTGGCGGAATGCGCGGACGAGGTGGGCATGAGCCGGATTTACGGCGGATTCCATTTCCAGTTCGACAATGTGTGGGGCAAGGACGGAGGGAGGCGGATCGGGGACTACGTGAGCGCCCATTTCCTGCTGCCCGAGGCGGAGTTGCCGCGAGTGTGGATCGAGGCATGGCAGAATGAGGTCCCGCGCTTGCGGATCCACGGGCGGATTGGAAGGCCGTGCCGGTTGCAGGTGTCCGAAGATCTGGAGGAATGGGAGACGATTCTGGAGGCGACCGCCCTGTCAGGGGGGATGACCCATCTGGACAGCGGAGCGGTCGGTCAGGCGACGCGGTTTTACAGGGTGGTGGAGGAGTGAGGGGGGAAGGCTGAAACCTGAAGCCTGAAGCCTGAAGCCTGAAGCCTGAAGACTGAGGACTGAAGACTGAAGACTGAAGACTGAGGACTGAGGACTGAGGCTTCAACGGCCCAAGCCGCGGCCTTCGCTGGACCAAGGCCATCGGAGCGGGCAATTCCTCATCCAGCCGGGCGAAGCGCTCGTCATCCGCCGCCGTGTCCCAGATGAGCGTCTGCGGGATGCTCGGCTGCACCAGTGCCAGCCACACCACGGGGTATGGTGGCTTTCATAACAAAAGAATTTTGCCCAACAACAAGCTATCCGACGCCGGGCATGACGGTCAGTCCGCTCAATCAGGTCATTTCCCGGCGTTCGGATGAGCGCATGGTTGGGCGTTCATCTGAGTATGGCGAGCACGGCGTCACGAATTCGTGCAAATGACGCCTCGTGTAAGCAACCTGGCTCTGTTCGGAATAGGCT
The sequence above is a segment of the Verrucomicrobiia bacterium genome. Coding sequences within it:
- a CDS encoding tetratricopeptide repeat protein; protein product: MNDPIARWEGLLAAQPANDLARFSLAKALFDAGRHAEALRHLNTALEHKPDWMVVQILVGRCHLALDQPAEARAAFERARQLAIDQDHQGPRAEMEQLLAELA
- a CDS encoding phosphatase PAP2 family protein; translation: MLPRHVRIALLGAFAACFFGPARGDVLLDWNALMIDGIRTDNSGPTLSTRNLTMLHVAIHDAVQSIVRTHQPYGIRVPVTEEASVEAAAASAAYEVTSVLYPSMRARTEDLWLLHRTMAGETAAVTHGIAVGREAARWLLTSRAADGSQTEVPYIPSDLPGQWRRTPPFFRPPLTPHWRHVIPFCLPGLESFMPPPPPALDSVEYAEALNEVKAIGARNSTVRTAEQGLVAQFWSDFSYTSMPPGHWHLIAATIARDQGNTLVENARLFALLSLAQADAAILCWEVKFRHNLWRPVTAIHRADEDGNPLTEADPTWEQYLPSPPFPAYTSGHSTFSGASARVLTHFYGTDALTFVATSDTLPGVFRTFHSLAECADEVGMSRIYGGFHFQFDNVWGKDGGRRIGDYVSAHFLLPEAELPRVWIEAWQNEVPRLRIHGRIGRPCRLQVSEDLEEWETILEATALSGGMTHLDSGAVGQATRFYRVVEE
- the trpA gene encoding tryptophan synthase subunit alpha — its product is MNRIVSRFHQLRDARQKGFIAYLGAGDPHLEATRQLALAFDQAGVDVLELGVPFSDPLADGLVNQLAAQRGLASGTTPPRLLATVADIRRESQIPIVLYVYYNLLHRVGLDRFIADCARAGVDGLLVLDLPPEEADTYEERMRDAGLCAIWLLAPTTPEERIRRIVARGSGFLYYVSREGVTGMQERIADSIPARVAAIRRHTSLPVAIGFGVSNPDQARAVAAHGDAVVVGSAIVHRVAQLGDSPQLVPEVAAFVRQLVEAVRPDPHLP
- a CDS encoding aminomethyltransferase family protein, with protein sequence MEGMALHAFHEALGARFGAVGGGEGVLSYGDWRREHRALRSAAAAIDLSARGRLVLLGADRQKFLNGQVTNNVKELATWSGCHALLVNPKARVLADMQVYALPNELLLDVEPGLGPVVAARLEQFVVGEDVQVVDAAPHYGLLGVQGLRADRVVEALGLVSALPSGALEVRTQEVAGVGEVYVARHERVGLRGYDLYVPTGSMVEVAERLSGALAEIGGGWCGWEAFEVARVEAGIPRYGADIDETNLAPEAGVTERAISYTKGCYIGQEVIARIRTYGQVTKALRGLRLTGAGEERPGRGTRLFHGGKDVGYLTSVVESPERGEVVGLGYVRKECNGPGTRLRVGVPDGAVEAEIVPLPLVGVQWA
- a CDS encoding SDR family oxidoreductase, which codes for MPSDTPAPPSSPPAPPRTAVVTGAGSGVGRAVALALARDGWRVALVGRRQSALDETAALGLAEDPPFLVLPCDIAEATAVNAMAGEVLAAFESVEVLVNAAGTNTPRRSLEVLSPEEYLRLLATNLHGAYWCTRAFLPSMRARRSGTIVNVVSDAARQASPKAGPAYSASKAGLLGLTQAINAEERHRGIRACALLPGDIDTPLLDHRPNPPSAEARQFMLQPEDVADCALLAIHLPPRAVVEEILVRPAGPPS